Genomic segment of Archangium lipolyticum:
AGTCCCAGCAGATCGATGGCCACCTGGAGGCTCTCCGGCCCCAGGGCCTTCTCCCGGATGTCCACCGCGCGTTGATGGTGCTCGGCCGCCTCCTGGTAGCGTCCCAGCTTCGCGAGCGCCCGCCCCATGCCGGACAGGGAGGCCGCGAACTTCGGGTCAGCGGGCCCTTGTTGCTTCTCTCGAATCCTGGCCGCGCGCTCGAACGTCCGGAGTGCCTCCTCCGCGCGGTCCAGCTCGAGCAGGATGCCGCCCTGGTTGTGGAGCGTGCCCGCCGTCAGCAGGTGCTCGTCGCCATGGACCCGCTGGTAGATGGCATGGGCCTGGCCCACGTACTCCAGCGCGCGAGCGGCGTTGCCCGCCTGCACCTCGTGAACGGCGAGCGTATCCAGGACGACCGCCAGGTTGGGGTGCTCCGGGCCGTACGTCTTCCGGTAGATGGACTCCGCTTCCAGGAGGAAGGGCAGTCCCTCCTCGTGACGTCCCAGGAGCCCGAGAATCTGTCCCTGGCCGAGCAGGGCGGTGGCGAGCTCCGGCTCCTCCGCGCTGTAGGTCTTCCGGGCCAGCGCGAGCGCGCGCTGACTCTCCTCCAGCGCCTGGGTCAGCCTGCCTCGGGCCCGGTGGAGGCTGACGAGATTCCGGGACAGGGTGGCCTCGATGCGGGCATCTCCACCCAGACGCTTCAGGGCCGCCGCCGCGTGACGTGGAATCTCCTCGTCCGGGTCCAGACCCGCGTCCTCGAAGCTGTGCAGGCGGACCAGCGCGGCCCACGCTTCCGCGGCCTGCCGATCGTGCCGGCTCGACTCCGCGACCTGGATGGTCCGGTGCCACGTCCGGATGGCCTCCCGGAGCTGCCGCGCCTGTGCCTGGGTCTCCGCGAGGAGGGCGAGGACCTCGGCCTCCAGCGGGCCATGGCCCACGTCGTGAGCCTCCCGGGCCACCACCGTGGCGAGCTCCAACGCGGGCTTCACCTGGCCGGCGTTCAGCTTCGCCCGCACCGCGGCGCGCCGCGCGCGAAGCTCCTCCATCCGGCGTCGCGTTTCATCATCCGAGGGGGGTGGCTCCGGTGAGGCAAGCGTCGGGATGTCCGCGCAGGGCGCCAGGCTCTCCAGGCCATGGGCGGCGCGCACCGCGTTCTGGATGACCTGGGCATCCGCCGCCGTCAGCGTGTCGACCACGGCCGACAGATCCTCGAGCCGTTGGTCCAGGCAGATGACGCGCCGGTCGAGGAGCCGCTCCGGCTGGTGGCCCTTCACATGTGTGGCGACACACGCCTCGTGGCTCGCCGCCACCCAGTCGCGCGCGTAGGCGTCCAGTGTGCGCTCCACCTCGCGCCACGCACTCGCCGCGAAGGGAAGGGGGCTCGCCGCGAAGGTGGCCTGGACCGCGCTCTTCCGGGCCGCGTCCCAGACGCCGACGAGCGCCTGCTCACTGCCTCCGCAGGGGTCCCCCGACGCAGACCGATGCAGCGCCGCTCCCCCCGCGACGAGCACCAGGCCCGCGGTGGCCGCCACGCCCACCCGGCGCCACTTCGCACCCGGCGCGTCGGTGAGCCGCTGGAGAAGCTCGTCCATGGAGGCGTGGCGCGCCTCTGGTGATTCCGAGAGCCCCTGGAGGATGGCCCGGTGTACCCAGGCCGGCACCCCGGCGGTCTCCGCACCCGGGGTGAAGGGACGCTTCCCGTACAAGGCCTCGTGGAGCGCGACGCAGTAGCTGTACTGGTCGCCCCGGGCATCGGATCGCTCCCCTCGCTTCTGCTCGGGGGCCATGTACGCCGGCGTGCCCAGCACCATGTTCGAGTGCGTGAGGGTTGCTCCGTGAAGGTTCACCAGGGCCGGCGAGGGCACGGACTCGCGGGGGCCACCCAGGTCCTCGGCGATGCGCGCGAGGCCGAAGTCGGTGATGCGGACGCGCCCGTCCCGGCCGACCAGGACGTTGTCGGGCTTGAAGTCGCGGTGGACGAGCCCCTGCGCATGTGCCGCCGCGAGCCCCCGTCCCGCCTGGAGGAACAGCCCCAGCACCTCGCGCCAGTCCCGCCGCTCCTTCCGGGACGCCATGTACGCGCGCAGGGTGGTGCCGTCCACCAGCTCCATGGCCAGGAACACGTGCTCGCCGAACCGCCCCACGTCGTGAATCGTGATGACGTTGGGATGGACGACACGGGCGGTGGCCTGGGCCTCCCTGAGCAGCCAGGCCTGTGCCTGCTCCCGCCGCGCAGGGCTCGTCGAGTCGATGCGGATGAGCTTGAGCGCGACCCTTCTGTCCAGCTCGGGATCGTACGCGGCATGGACGACGCCCATGCCCCCAGCGCCGATTCGTTCGAGCACCACGTAGCGCCCGAGCAGGGCACCCCGCGCGAGCCAGGGCTGCACCGGTCCACCCGCCGGCTGTCCGGGGACGGAGGGCTGGGTCTCTGGGCCGCTGCTCGCGCGCGCGGCCTCCGCCAGGAGCGCTCGACAGACGGTGCAGTCATCAAGATGCTTTTCCACTGACACTGCTGCTTCGGCGCCCAACTCGCCCTGCGCGAAGGCGAAGAGTTGTCGCGTGTCGAAGCAGTCCATGCCAGGAAGATGATAGTCGACGTGGGCGGCCATGACGATGAGCGACTCGGATCACCAGGAAGAGCGGGCCTTCGCGAGCGCGTGCGCGCGGGGTGAGGCGGAGGCACTCGCGGAGTTCGAGACGCGCTTCGTCCCCCAGCTCCGCATGGCCCTACAGCAGCGGGGAATGAATGTGGCCACGGTGGACGAGGCCCTCCAACTCCTGCGCGTGAGGCTCTTCCTCCCCAGTGGAGATCGTCCTCCCCGCATCGCCGACTACTCGGGACAGGGCTCGTTGCTGGCCTGGCTCCGCGTGGCCGCCCTGCGCACCGCCCTGAACCTGATGCGTGAGCGGAAGCTGTCGTTCGACCTGGACGACGCCCGGCTCGAGGAGGCCGCCGCTCCCCTCGACGAGGCGGACCGGCGCTACATCAAGGAGCGCTACCGCCAGGACTTCACCGAGGCGTTCCAGGAGGCGCTGACGGCCCTGGAGCCCCGGAGCCGGACCCTGTTGCGGTTGCACCTGGTGGATGGCGTGGGGACGGCCCAGATTGCTCGCGCCTACCGCGTGGACCGCTCCACGGTGAAGCGCTGGCTCGCTCAGTCCCGGGAGACGCTGCGCGAGGAGGTCCGCGTGCGCCTCGCGGCCCGCATCGGCGTGGACACGCCCGCGCTCGGCAGCCTCCTGCTCGAGCTCCAGAGCCAGCTCGACCTGAGCATCCGTACCGCCCTGCGTGACCCGACGTCCCCCTGATTCCAAGGGGTTGGCGCGTGGCCCGGGAATCAATCCGGCCGAAATGCGCCACCCGGGCCCGGCGTGTGTCCTGGAGTCGAGGCCCCCATGGCCTCGTACACCGAGCGCTCACGTCCTCCGGCTCCTCCCGGACGTGAGTGTATGGCTTTGTATTGCCTTTGACCGGGTGGGCCGGGGCGGTTGATTGTCATTGAGAGGAATAAAGCAACCCGAAATTCCGGCCGCCGACAATACGCCTCGAAAACACCTCATCAGGAGTCCGACAATGACTGGCCCCCGCGTCGATGGTCGCTCGACCGTCCGTACCCAGAACTCGCACAGCACAAGGCTCCCGCAGGGCCGGGACGCGCAACTCGACCTCCAGCAGCTCTGGCCCCATATCAACCAGTACGCGAAGAAGTACGGCGCGGATCCGAAGGTGCTCGCCGGCATCATCGCGCAGGAGTCGTCGTTCAAGAACCACGGCGTGCACCGCGACGGCACGGGCCACGGGCTCATCGGCCTGGACGACAACGGCCTGCTGCCCTCGTTCGAGAAGTGGTCGGGGATGAAGGTGGGCCGCGGCGCCAGCGCGAAGACGATTCCACCGGAGAAGCAGGTGGAGTTCCTCGCGAAGACGATTGGCGATCTGACCCGGAAGCACGGCAGCGGCATGGCCGCCGCGCGCGAGTGGCACCGCGGCGCCGGCAACATGAACGACTCGCTTGGCCGCAAGTACCAGGGGCTCATCGAAGGTCACATCCAGCGGCTGTTCCCCGGAGGCAAGACGCCGGCGAGCACCGGCTCCGTGCCCGACAGCTCCGCGCCGGGTGGTGACTCCTCCAAGCCGGAGGGCAGCCCCTCCAGCCCTCGCGCCGGGTCCGACTACCGCATCAAGAGCGGTGACACCCTCTGGGACATCGCCTCCCAGCTCAAGGGCAAGGGCATGGAGGGCTCCCACTGGGACATCATCAATCAAATCACCCGCCTGAACCCGAAGATCACCAACCCGAACCTCATCATCTCCGGGGACACCCTCAAGCTGCCGGCCGCGCTCGGCCCCAACGATGATGGCTTCAAGCCATCCAACAAACCGGGTCCGGTGGACATCGACCCGACGGGGCCGGCCACGCCCATCACGGACAAGGGGCCGGTGGACGCGAGCAAGGTGCCGCACATCAGCCAGTACAGCCCGAAGGGGAAGGACGGCAACTACTCGAACGGCGGGGCGAACTGCGGCCCCACGTCCATGGCGCAGATTGCCCGGGCCTTCGGCTACGGCAAGAACATGACGGACGCGCAGCTCATCATGCACCTGGGCAAGGCGGGCGGCACCGGCTCCAACGGCACGGACGTGAACGGCATCGCCCGAATGGCCAAGGCGATGGACAAGAAGTGCGTCACCAAGGGCCCTGGCCCCAACGTCCAGTGGATGGCCGAGCAGCTCAAGGCCGGCAAGATGGTGGTGGCCAACGGCGACTACCACGCCATGCCGCCGCACCAGAACGAGGGCCGCACCTCGGGCCACTACGTCACCGTGGCCGGCATCGACTCCAAGGGCAACTTCATCGTCCGTGACCCGGCCGACGCGAACGTGAAGACCATCACCCCGAAGCAGATGGAGCATTTCCTCCGCTCGAACCCCAACGGTGGCTACCAGATGGCCATCAGCTGAGCCCCGGCGCACCCGGTTTCCTTCTCTTTCTCACATGAGGTCAACGATGTCCCCTTCCCAGAAGTTCCAGCAGCGGGTGTGTCTGTCTTGCAAGAAGCCCGAGGGAGGAGCCGTGAGCGGCTCGTCGTACATCTCCAACGGTGACAACGGGATGATTGTGCGGTTCTGGTTGTGCGACGACTGCGCCATGCTGCTCGGTCCCACGCAGGGGCCCATCGACATGGATGAACCCGAGGCGCACGAGATGCGAGTATGAGAAAACGGGGGCGCGCGGCGAGATGCGATTGCCCTGCCTCTGCCTTTGCGCTCCCGTCCAATCAGCGTGCCATACCCCACCGTCCCCGCGCCTCTTCCCCGCCTCCTCACATGACACGCGTGTCGTATGGGAGTGGCTCGTGGTGCTTCTCCAGGAGTGAGCACATCCCGGCACATGAAGTGCAGAGCGCGGCCGTGCCCCGGCAATTCCGCCGGGGGCCTGCTCCGTCGGGAGAATCATCCATGCCGAAGACACCGTTTCGTCCACTGCTTGCCCTGACAGCCCTGTCATGTCTCTCCGCATGCGATGCTGCCTTCATCGCACCGGCGGAGGTGACCCTCTCCGAGCAATTCCTGGCGGACTGGAGCCAGGGCTTTCCCGTGGAGGTGGGCATCCGCTACGAGTCCAAGGAGATTGAGCTCCCGGGTGAGCACGATGGCTACCAGTTGGGCTACCTCTGTGAGCCCTCCTCCGCGCCCGTGAAGTTCCAGACCGCCTTGGACACCCTGGGCTGCGCCCCGGAGGATCTCGAGGTGAAGGTGTGGATCGCGCCGGCTCCCGCGCTCGCGCAGAGCGTATGCGCGGGGCAGGGGAGCCAGGTGGGCCGGGTTGTGCCTGGCAATGTGCCGCCCCCGGGTACCACGCCCGAGCAGGGCGTGGTCAAGACGGTCAAGGTGAAGGTCACGGATTGTTCACGCGCGGAGACCGCGACCCTCGACTTCTGAGCGAGCGTTGGATGGCGAGCCTGGCGGCGACAGGCACGCAATGGGACTGACCTCGGCGTACATGGTGGCTGTTGGACTGATGGTCTAACATCGTTCCTCTCCACGGAGGATGATTTGCAGACATATGATCTGTCCGCCCCCACCACGAGGTCCGAGCTCAACGCCCTGTACGCGAAGATGCGGAACGAGCCCGGGCTCTGCCGCGTCGAGCCTTTTGGCGCTTATGCCGCGTCCCGCTACGAGGACATCCTCGTGGTCCAGAAGGACGCGCAGCGCTTCTCCGCCGAGGCCATCGCGGCGGCCGCCGAGCCGTCCTGGCTTGGCCACAACCCGCTGGCCCACTCGATGCTGTCGAGGGATCCTCCCCGCCACACCCAGTTGCGCGCGTTGGTGAGCCGAGCCTTCGGCCCCGCGGGGCTGGCCCGGCTGGAGTCCGTGGTCCGCCGGGAGGCCGAGGCCCTCGCCGAGTCCGTGGTCCGCCAGCGCGAAGTGGAGCTCGTGGACACCTTCTGCTTCCTCCTGCCCCGCAACATCATCGGCCACCTGCTCGGCCTGGATCCGAGCACCTTCCCGGAGTTCAAGCGGTGGGTGTCCTCCATCAACCTCATCGCCTCCGCCACTCCCGAGCAGTACGAGGGCATCCGCTCCGCCGTGAGGGAGATGAAGCACGACATGGGGGCCGTCATCGCCGAGCGTCGACGCAAGCCGGGTGAGGACATGGTGAGCGACCTCGTCCGCGCGGAGGTGGAGGGGAGCAGGCTCTCCGACGACGAGCTCATGTCCTTCCTCTTCCTGCTGATCACCGCGGGAATGGAGTCGACGACGCATCTCATCGGCAACTCGGTCATCCATCTCGCCCGCCTCCCGGAGCAGTTCGAGCAGGCGCGAGCGGACAAGGCGCACATCCCGCGCTTCATCGAGGAGGTGCTGCGCTACGAGCCCCCCATCCAGCTCAACTTCCGCATGGCGGCGTCGGACGTGGAGCTGTCCGGCACGAAGGTGCCGGCGGGGAGCCTGGTGCTGGCCCTCATCGCGGCCGGCAACCTCGACGAGCGGGTGTTCGAGCAGCCGGAGCAGTTCCTCCCCGGCCGCGAGAAGGGCACCCAGCACCTCACCTTCGGGCAGGGCATGCACTTCTGCCTGGGCGCGCAGCTGGCCCGGATGGAGGCGCGGTTCGCGCTGGAGGCGCTCGTCTCGAGGATCCGCGAGCTGAAGCTCCGCTCGCCGGAGATCGAGTGGATCCCCAACTACGGCCTGCACGGGCCCCGGGTGCTGCCGGTGGAGCTCATTCCAGCCTGAACAGGGTATCCGGGCCAACGGTGGCGGCGGTTGGCTGGTGGCTTCCAACCTACGGTAGGCTCACGGCACGTTGGTCAGATACAGGAGACACCATGACCCGACCGATCCTGAACATCGACGAGGCGACCTACAGCGACCTGGAAGACCTGTCGCGTCAACAGGGCTCGAAGATGCCCGCCGAGCGCTATGGAGGACGCACCGCGCCCATCGGTCGTGAGCTCGGCGCGCGGCAGCTGGGGTACAACGTGACCGTGATCGCTCCCGGCAAGCGCGCCTACCCCTTCCACTGTCACGCGGTGAATGAAGAGATGTTCTTCGTGATCGAGGGCCGTGGCGAGGTGCGCATCGGCGCCCAGACCCACCCGATCAGCGCGGGCGACGTGGTCGCCTGCCCGGCGGGTGGACCCGAGACGGCGCACCAGATCGTCAACACGGGCACGGCCGAGCTGAAGGTGCTGGCCGTCAGCACCGCCCGCGTCCCCGAGGTCTGCCACTATCCGGACTCCGGCAAATTCTGCGCGTTCGACCCGGAGCAGCGCTTTGTCCACATAGGCCACGCCGGGAAGAGCGTGGACTACTGGGACGGCGAATGAGTTGCGGCGCCTCGGCGTTCCTCAGGCTCGCGCCGATCGCGGCCGGCAACCTCGACGAGCGGGTGTTCGAGCAGCCGGAGCAGTTCCTCCCCGGCCGCGAGACGGGCACCCAGCACCGCACCTTCGGGTAGGGCATGCACTTCTGCCTGGGCGCGCAGCTGGCCCGGATGGAGGCGCGGTTCGCGCTGGAGGCGCTCGTCTCGAGGATCCGCGAGCTCTCCAGAGCCCGCCCATGCCTCCTCGTCCCTACCGCATCGATGTCCCCGAGAGTGTCCTCGTCGATCTCCACCGTCGCCTCGAGGCGCGTGGAGTGTGAAGCTGGAGGCACCCGGCAAGCGGGATGCATTCCGAGGCGCCGTCCATGGCCGAGCCACCCGGCTCCGAGGTATGGGAGCACTTCGAGAGCCCGAGGGGCCGGGAGGCACGAGTCGCATGCATGCAGGGTGGAGCATCCGCAAGGCAAGCGTGGAGGATGTGGACGAGCTCATCCGCCTGCGTCTGGCGCTGCTGCGCAGCACGCGTGGGGTGGAGAAGCTGAAGGACGAGGAGTCGCTGGTGGAGGCCACGCGGCGTTACTTCGCGCGGTCCGTGCCCGAGGGGAGCTTCCATGCCTGGGTGGGCGTGGCGGAGGGCCGGGTGGTGGCGTGCAGTGGCCTGCTGCCCTTCGGAAGGCCGCCCATGCCGGACACCCTGGCGAGCCTGGAGGCGTACATCCTCAACATGTACACCGAGCCGGAGTGGCGCGGGCGGGGCATCGCGCGGGCGCTGTTCGCGGAGCTGACGCGCTTCGCGCGCGAGCTGGGCGTGGGGCGGCTGTTGCTGCACGCCACGGCGGACGGACGGCCCCTCTATGAACAGATGGGCTTCAAACCCAATCCCACGTCGATGGAGTGGACGCCTTCGGGGGAATGAATCTCCGCTTCGCACGGGCATTCCCGCGCGGTGGACATGAAGTTCCCGGATGGGAGGAGGGCAGGCGGCGGGGCTTGGGCCGGGCTCTTGTCGGGGGCGGGGATGCTTCGGACCTTTGCCTCACACCGGGACTCGCGCGATAGCGCGTGGGGTCCCTCTGCGATGGGAGAGAGCCATGGCACACAACAAGGGCAACGCGGACAAGGGCACGTTGAACCCCCGGTTGGACAAGGACGCGAAGGACCTGGAGCGCGAGAGCCGGCACCAGGCCGAGGGCTCGGAGCGTCGGGACGTGACGGACGACGAGGCGGGCGTGGATCGCATCCAGGAGAAGGGTGTTGGCGGCTACGGAGCGGATGACTCGAGCGTGAGCGAGCGGCGTGACGCGCCTCCGCTGAGCGACAACAGCTGAGCCCGTGACAAACACCCTCGCGTGGACTCGGGTTTCGAGCACCCTCTCCCTCTGGGAGAGGGCCGGGGTGAGGGTATTCGCTCTCCGGGATTCCCACCTGGCCCGGCTTGCCAACGAAGGAACGCCCCTTACTTTGACGAGCCTTCCCTCCGTGGAGGGCCTCTGCGTCCGAGGAACGGTGCCCCATGGCTGGAATCCGCGAGGATTACATCGAGCGCATGATCGAGCGTCTGGTGGCGGCGCTCGCGGCGATCCTGAAGGCGGGCCGGGGCCAGAAGACGGAGGAGGCGCTCGACCTCATCCAGCAGACGAGCCTGTCGCTGTTCGGCATGGAGTACCGGATGCTCATCACCATCGACGCGGGCTCGGTGGCGGAGCTGCTCGGGCACCCGGAGAAGATCAAGGCGCTGGCGAAGCTGGTGCGCGCGGAGGCGGACCTCCTCCAGCAGCGCGGGGATATGGAGGGGGTCGCGCACCGGCTCGGCCACGCACTCGCGCTGCTCCTGGAAGCACAGCGCAGGAGATCGGGTTCCGACCCAGAGGTGGATGCACTCATCCAGAGTGTGCGCGACAGGCTCGAGTAGCCGGATTGAGCGCGGATGGGTTCTCAATACCCTCACCCCAGCCCTCTCCCAGAGGGAGAGGGAGCATCACACGAGTCGTCCATCCCTCACCAATGCGAACACCTCGCCATACCGGCGCTCGCCAAAGGCTTGCACCAACTCGGGAAATCGTCCCTGGCGCAGTGCTCGAAGGTGGCGGTATTTCGCGGCGTGGTAGTTGGCCACGGCCCAGGCCAGCCGCACTGCATCGAGCCCGCCTCGCCAGAGCGCTCCGTGCAGGATGCAGTCGCGTACCAGGTGCGCCGGGCGCTGGAGCGCCGCGGGTTTGAGCCGCTTGCCCTCGGCGTAGGCGCGCACCGCCCACAACAGCGCATAGCGCTCCTCCTTCTCCGCGCGTCCGGCCAGCGACGTGGCGAAGCGGTGCTCGATGGGCGCGTGCACCCGGATGGCGCGCATCCGTGGCAGTGCCTCGTGGACGATCATCTCCGGGCGCCACACGGCGACGTCCCGGCGCACCAGCCGCGCACGCCACTCGGTGCGGTAGCGGAAGCGGTGCCCGTCCAGCTCGGCCCAGTCGCGGCGCGGTAGAAGATAGACGGGCTCCTTCGGCTCGGACTTCCGCCAGGCCTCGAGGGTCTTCAGGGCCTCGGGCTCCAGGCGCTCGTCCGAGTCGAGATAGAAGACGTAGTCGCACGGGCCCAGCGCTTCCATGGCGGCGGCTCGCGCGGCTCCGTAACCCTGCCAGGGCCGCGACACCGAGCGCGCTCCCATGCTCCGCGCGAGCTCCACCGAGCCATCCGTGGACATCGAGTCCAGCGCCACCACCTCATCACAGACGGCGAGCAGCCCCTCCAGGCACGCCCCGAGCGTGTCCCGGTTGTTCCCGTGGATGACATAGCCGCCAAGTCTCATGGCGTCCTTCCGTATCAGGTTCCCTTCCGGGGCAGGAACTCCCGCGCGAGCAGCTCGAGGAAGCCCCGGCGGCGCAGCTCCACCTGGTGCTCTCCGGCGGGCAGTTGGATGTCCAGCGTACCGGCCCTCGTGGTGACGAACCGCGCGGGGCCGCTCGCCTCGACCGCGAGGAAGGGGGTCGTGAACTGGTTGAAGTGCACGGTACACCCCCCGGGCGAGGAGACCGAGAGGCTGATGCGGCCGAAGTGGACGGGCTCGTGGAAGGCCCGGACCGGCTTCACCTTCAGCCCGTCACAGTTCTCGTGGGAGAGGAAGGCGGCCGGTGGCGGCATGCCGGTCGCGACCATGGACCGGGGGAAGTATTCGAGGGCGGACCACGGACGGTCGAGCATGGCGAGGTGGCCCTCCAGCTCCATCCGGGGAGTGCTCTCATAGCGTGGGTGCGTCGCCTTCCACCCGAGCCTCACGTCCGTGAAGATCGCCAGCCCCACCACGCCCAGCGCCAGCTTCCGTTTCCAGCCGCCCCGTTGGAAGGCGTCCTCCACCAGTACGCACAACACGAGCACGAGGAGCGGGGTGAGGTAGCCCACCAGCCGCCAGGGGAACTGGAGCAGCCTGGCGAAGGGCACCACTTGATAGAAGGGCAGCGAGAGGGGCACCTGCAGCACCGCGTAGATGGCCGCGGAGAGCAGCAGGAAGGTCAACCCGGTGCCCCGGCTCCGGAGGCCATCACGCGAGGCGAGCGCCACACCGCCCAACACGGCGAGTCCCGCCAGCAGCGCGCGGCCGATCTCCGGCGTGATGCCCTTCCACTGCCGGCCCCAGTGGAACTCGTTGTCCCAGAGGTACCGCGAGAGCGGCGCGAACTCCTTCTCGGGCGTGTAGATGCCGAGTGCGTCCGTGTTGAAGAACTTCTCCAGGCGCAGGATCAGCAGGGCGTAGGGGGCGCACAGCACGAGCACCACCAGCGCCGCCTGTCCCGTGGCGATGAGCGTGGGGCGCCAGCCC
This window contains:
- a CDS encoding sigma-70 family RNA polymerase sigma factor → MTMSDSDHQEERAFASACARGEAEALAEFETRFVPQLRMALQQRGMNVATVDEALQLLRVRLFLPSGDRPPRIADYSGQGSLLAWLRVAALRTALNLMRERKLSFDLDDARLEEAAAPLDEADRRYIKERYRQDFTEAFQEALTALEPRSRTLLRLHLVDGVGTAQIARAYRVDRSTVKRWLAQSRETLREEVRVRLAARIGVDTPALGSLLLELQSQLDLSIRTALRDPTSP
- a CDS encoding glycosyltransferase family 2 protein, whose protein sequence is MRLGGYVIHGNNRDTLGACLEGLLAVCDEVVALDSMSTDGSVELARSMGARSVSRPWQGYGAARAAAMEALGPCDYVFYLDSDERLEPEALKTLEAWRKSEPKEPVYLLPRRDWAELDGHRFRYRTEWRARLVRRDVAVWRPEMIVHEALPRMRAIRVHAPIEHRFATSLAGRAEKEERYALLWAVRAYAEGKRLKPAALQRPAHLVRDCILHGALWRGGLDAVRLAWAVANYHAAKYRHLRALRQGRFPELVQAFGERRYGEVFALVRDGRLV
- a CDS encoding serine/threonine-protein kinase, yielding MEKHLDDCTVCRALLAEAARASSGPETQPSVPGQPAGGPVQPWLARGALLGRYVVLERIGAGGMGVVHAAYDPELDRRVALKLIRIDSTSPARREQAQAWLLREAQATARVVHPNVITIHDVGRFGEHVFLAMELVDGTTLRAYMASRKERRDWREVLGLFLQAGRGLAAAHAQGLVHRDFKPDNVLVGRDGRVRITDFGLARIAEDLGGPRESVPSPALVNLHGATLTHSNMVLGTPAYMAPEQKRGERSDARGDQYSYCVALHEALYGKRPFTPGAETAGVPAWVHRAILQGLSESPEARHASMDELLQRLTDAPGAKWRRVGVAATAGLVLVAGGAALHRSASGDPCGGSEQALVGVWDAARKSAVQATFAASPLPFAASAWREVERTLDAYARDWVAASHEACVATHVKGHQPERLLDRRVICLDQRLEDLSAVVDTLTAADAQVIQNAVRAAHGLESLAPCADIPTLASPEPPPSDDETRRRMEELRARRAAVRAKLNAGQVKPALELATVVAREAHDVGHGPLEAEVLALLAETQAQARQLREAIRTWHRTIQVAESSRHDRQAAEAWAALVRLHSFEDAGLDPDEEIPRHAAAALKRLGGDARIEATLSRNLVSLHRARGRLTQALEESQRALALARKTYSAEEPELATALLGQGQILGLLGRHEEGLPFLLEAESIYRKTYGPEHPNLAVVLDTLAVHEVQAGNAARALEYVGQAHAIYQRVHGDEHLLTAGTLHNQGGILLELDRAEEALRTFERAARIREKQQGPADPKFAASLSGMGRALAKLGRYQEAAEHHQRAVDIREKALGPESLQVAIDLLGLGRDFVEMNAPRKARAPLERAMAIFARAPAGTEDENLASARFALAQALASEPRDLEKARQLASAALEDYRRLPRTHAPALERLERWLAEHGGPSRGPITSER
- a CDS encoding GNAT family N-acetyltransferase, whose translation is MHAGWSIRKASVEDVDELIRLRLALLRSTRGVEKLKDEESLVEATRRYFARSVPEGSFHAWVGVAEGRVVACSGLLPFGRPPMPDTLASLEAYILNMYTEPEWRGRGIARALFAELTRFARELGVGRLLLHATADGRPLYEQMGFKPNPTSMEWTPSGE
- a CDS encoding glycosyltransferase family protein, which produces MQSPPPSVATVPAPLPETSERRARLQISLACLGMAIAAVLPFFGFDGWPNNHEGLSIFERAEGFRRAYAAGDFFPLWTPFCHNGHGSPWPFFYHRLFNTLSGGLAWLVGSAYRGVQLALVLVLFVGASGMAAAARALGASARVQVLAAFLVCFSQYAFFDWLIRSATAELSAMMLYPWLLWACMRLHSEGRGGWVVGLVLAALFYAHTVMFLYAFLTLAVALGLMLAKQGWRPTLIATGQAALVVLVLCAPYALLILRLEKFFNTDALGIYTPEKEFAPLSRYLWDNEFHWGRQWKGITPEIGRALLAGLAVLGGVALASRDGLRSRGTGLTFLLLSAAIYAVLQVPLSLPFYQVVPFARLLQFPWRLVGYLTPLLVLVLCVLVEDAFQRGGWKRKLALGVVGLAIFTDVRLGWKATHPRYESTPRMELEGHLAMLDRPWSALEYFPRSMVATGMPPPAAFLSHENCDGLKVKPVRAFHEPVHFGRISLSVSSPGGCTVHFNQFTTPFLAVEASGPARFVTTRAGTLDIQLPAGEHQVELRRRGFLELLAREFLPRKGT
- a CDS encoding cytochrome P450 translates to MSCGASAFLRLAPIAAGNLDERVFEQPEQFLPGRETGTQHRTFG
- a CDS encoding cytochrome P450: MQTYDLSAPTTRSELNALYAKMRNEPGLCRVEPFGAYAASRYEDILVVQKDAQRFSAEAIAAAAEPSWLGHNPLAHSMLSRDPPRHTQLRALVSRAFGPAGLARLESVVRREAEALAESVVRQREVELVDTFCFLLPRNIIGHLLGLDPSTFPEFKRWVSSINLIASATPEQYEGIRSAVREMKHDMGAVIAERRRKPGEDMVSDLVRAEVEGSRLSDDELMSFLFLLITAGMESTTHLIGNSVIHLARLPEQFEQARADKAHIPRFIEEVLRYEPPIQLNFRMAASDVELSGTKVPAGSLVLALIAAGNLDERVFEQPEQFLPGREKGTQHLTFGQGMHFCLGAQLARMEARFALEALVSRIRELKLRSPEIEWIPNYGLHGPRVLPVELIPA
- a CDS encoding C39 family peptidase produces the protein MTGPRVDGRSTVRTQNSHSTRLPQGRDAQLDLQQLWPHINQYAKKYGADPKVLAGIIAQESSFKNHGVHRDGTGHGLIGLDDNGLLPSFEKWSGMKVGRGASAKTIPPEKQVEFLAKTIGDLTRKHGSGMAAAREWHRGAGNMNDSLGRKYQGLIEGHIQRLFPGGKTPASTGSVPDSSAPGGDSSKPEGSPSSPRAGSDYRIKSGDTLWDIASQLKGKGMEGSHWDIINQITRLNPKITNPNLIISGDTLKLPAALGPNDDGFKPSNKPGPVDIDPTGPATPITDKGPVDASKVPHISQYSPKGKDGNYSNGGANCGPTSMAQIARAFGYGKNMTDAQLIMHLGKAGGTGSNGTDVNGIARMAKAMDKKCVTKGPGPNVQWMAEQLKAGKMVVANGDYHAMPPHQNEGRTSGHYVTVAGIDSKGNFIVRDPADANVKTITPKQMEHFLRSNPNGGYQMAIS
- a CDS encoding cupin domain-containing protein — protein: MTRPILNIDEATYSDLEDLSRQQGSKMPAERYGGRTAPIGRELGARQLGYNVTVIAPGKRAYPFHCHAVNEEMFFVIEGRGEVRIGAQTHPISAGDVVACPAGGPETAHQIVNTGTAELKVLAVSTARVPEVCHYPDSGKFCAFDPEQRFVHIGHAGKSVDYWDGE